A genomic stretch from Thermodesulfovibrionales bacterium includes:
- a CDS encoding methyltransferase, translating to MDKAKTILHSAILLYFVIALEVLIMISPFAGLFYSVFNPVLLETAKYPATRWLSAFYLPHMVLPQDAFLRFVRVMGSVLFVCGILIFLVCAVQIYTAKFTKKGAVLAGLYSSVRHPQYLALALAGLGLAILWPRFLTVVLWLIMAAVYYLLARDEERRMLMSHGTTYGPYMKKTGMFLPKGLENLLTPSSAIGKAAVALGITAIVIGTAFLLRAYTVSHLTLWTKAQNVTAVAVLPEDGFKMEHRMDGLLALNEVRRRMQEDKQYLVYFLPRDYIMQGMIADTGENWRLYEQHHSIPMITDWVFHPFRHLREGHHAMHGGMHPQHENSAGRGDGVVRRLIFLSIYNAGGTTPANPFSINALRVPQFLVDVDVHTMRLLEVKDLPRGSGWGSVPTPVF from the coding sequence ATGGATAAGGCTAAGACTATTTTGCATAGCGCGATTCTGCTCTACTTTGTCATCGCGCTCGAAGTCCTGATTATGATAAGCCCCTTTGCCGGGTTATTCTATTCCGTCTTCAATCCCGTTCTGCTCGAAACGGCGAAATATCCGGCGACGAGATGGCTCAGCGCTTTCTATCTGCCCCATATGGTTTTGCCGCAGGACGCCTTTCTGCGGTTCGTGCGGGTCATGGGTTCGGTTCTCTTCGTCTGCGGCATCCTGATCTTTTTGGTCTGCGCGGTCCAAATCTATACGGCTAAGTTTACTAAAAAAGGGGCGGTACTCGCGGGCCTGTACTCCTCCGTCCGGCATCCCCAGTATCTTGCGCTCGCATTGGCGGGCTTGGGGCTCGCGATTCTCTGGCCGCGATTTTTGACGGTGGTGCTCTGGCTCATTATGGCGGCTGTCTATTATCTCCTCGCGAGAGACGAAGAACGCAGAATGCTGATGAGTCATGGAACGACGTACGGTCCGTATATGAAAAAGACCGGCATGTTTCTGCCGAAAGGGCTCGAAAACCTCCTGACACCATCATCAGCGATCGGAAAGGCGGCGGTTGCCCTCGGTATCACGGCGATCGTCATCGGCACGGCCTTCCTGCTCCGTGCCTATACCGTCAGTCACCTCACGCTTTGGACGAAAGCGCAGAACGTTACCGCCGTGGCGGTCCTGCCGGAGGACGGATTCAAGATGGAGCATCGCATGGACGGCCTCCTGGCCTTGAACGAAGTCCGACGGAGGATGCAGGAAGACAAACAGTATCTTGTCTATTTCCTCCCTCGCGACTATATCATGCAGGGAATGATCGCAGACACCGGAGAGAACTGGAGGCTTTACGAACAGCATCACTCCATCCCCATGATCACGGATTGGGTATTCCATCCCTTCAGGCACCTGCGCGAAGGGCACCATGCCATGCACGGCGGCATGCACCCGCAGCATGAGAACAGTGCAGGGAGGGGGGATGGCGTGGTCCGGAGGCTCATTTTCCTATCGATCTACAACGCGGGAGGGACTACGCCTGCGAATCCCTTCTCGATTAATGCATTGCGCGTACCCCAGTTTCTCGTCGATGTTGACGTGCATACTATGCGGCTGCTGGAGGTGAAAGACCTTCCGCGGGGCAGCGGGTGGGGTTCGGTACCGACGCCGGTCTTCTAA